A window of Ornithorhynchus anatinus isolate Pmale09 chromosome 21, mOrnAna1.pri.v4, whole genome shotgun sequence genomic DNA:
AGTTggatagagtccttgtcccacatggggttcaccgccttaatccccattttccagaagaggtaactgaagcgcagaggagtgaactgacttgcccaaggtcacacagcagacaagtagaggatctgggattagaacccatgacctcctgattcccaggccctggttctagccattatgccacactgctctgACTGTGGGCAAAACCAGTTCCCAACCCACCCCAGAATATGGCCCAGAGGGACGGTGGTGACCTGGACTCTTCCCGcagcacccccttcccccccatgtTTCTTAAGCCGCAGGAGTGACGAGTGGTAAAGCGACGGACGTTTTCTTTCGTCGTCTTGCAGATTGAAGCGGAAGGGACTCTCAATGGAGAAATGGTTGAAAACCAGAGGACCACATTCGTAAAGCAGTTAAAGCTGGGAAAGGTGAGGCCGCGTGACTCGGCGGGGGCAGACCCGCCTCAGCACGGGGCCCGCAAGCCACCCCGGCCCTTTCCTCCTGccgcccgccccccaaccccagaggaTGTGGACTTGGCCCCATCAGGCCAATAactagaggagagaggaagggagggcctagatttctttccccacctccaagagTGAGGTCCCCAGAACtctgtaaagtgcttgggagagtaaagtgtgacaataaacagacacattcccagtccacatatttattgagtttaccgtgtgcagagcactgtactgagcgcttgggagagtacagtctaacaataaacagacacattccctgcccccatatttatcgagcgcttaccgtgtgcagggagctctactaagcgcttgggagagtccaatatgacaaccaacagacacagtccttccaGAAGCAGCCGAGCCTGTGAGCCATTCTGGGGGCCCCCccacccagctccgcctcttctgaggggaaggatgggggtctCCTCAGGGTCGGGGCCCAGGATGGTCACTGCAGCTCCCACGACCCAAGGGATGGGCCGCCCGCTCCTCAGACCTGGTTGGTTGCCGACCACTGCGTCTCACTGCGTGGGAGGGCTCAAGTCGTGTGTCTGTCGTTCCttagctcccccagtgcttgtGCATCCACCTTCAGCGTCTCAGCTGGTCCAATCACGGCACACCTCTGAAACGCCACGAACACGTACAGTTTAACGAGTTCTTGATCATGGATATTTACAAGTACCATCTCCCTGGGCACAAGGCAAGTCAACACAACCCCAAGAAGAAAGACCCCGCGTTGGAAATGAAGACTGCAGCCGCCATCAAAAGAGCAGGTATTTAGCCCGCGGAGCGTGGCCCATTAAGTATCTGAAGGTCTTCGTAGGAAGAAAAACTTCTTGATGCCTTAGGGCAAACAGAAATAgaagatggagcacgggcctggggaggcagaaggacttgggttctaatcccggccctgctgcttgtctgctgggtacccTCGGGCttatcacctcacttctctgggcctcagctaccgcatctgtaaaggggattaagactgtgattaataGCTGGTGGCCACGGGTGTCAATAAGGACGTTGAAATAATTTGCCAAGCAGAAGAGTTTGCCAAGCAGAGTTAAACCATGAAAGGGGATGAACTTGAGGCGGATGAGGTCAGCGTGACATCTAGATTCAGGCCTGCAGCACGCTGTGACTCGTGAATAGGAGCAGAGGAGGCAGACTGTGGAAGTTATcctgggctgtgggttagtgctaCAAGGCTGACAACGGGATAGAGGAGTGAGTGAGTCAAGTTCGGGACAGAGGGTGGGTCGAGAGCGTCAGTTTGGCCATCAgtggaaggtagtttgggtatggaggctattaaatggggcatgatgactgaaAAAATTGGAGGGGTTAAAAGagattaacttgtgtctctcccagcacttagaccagtgcttgataaatggtaaactctaaataaatgttataattatccttatcatttttattaagattATCGTTGGAGCACTGCTTCCTCCCATGTGGAAATGATTGTAagccatctcccttcctctcccttcctagattgtcctgcacacagcagacaatcaataaatagtatcgattaATGCAGTACACGCCAACATATTTGAAAAAATCCACGCTCCTGAAAATTTGGGTATCCGATTCAGCAGGCTTTTACATATCCAAGCATCACCAGTGTTGATTGAATGGAGTGAGGGTCGACTATTTTAGACAAGTTTTGGAATAAACGATGCAACTGAATTTCTGTCACTGAAGCAAACTTtggtttttattatttattttcatctTTGGGAAAAGTGAACTGTCAAGATGGTATAAAACACCTTTTCAGCTTACCCCGAAGCAGCTTCTTTGACTTGAAATCCGCTTTTCTCTCGGCAGCAGTGGATCAGCCAGGTGGCCCCAAAACCTTGGTTATGAACGGAGCCTGCTCACCTGCTTTATTACCTTCTCCGATAACCTTGTCTCTCCCGGTCATTCCTGACTACAGGTAAGTCATCATTTCTAAATGGCTAAATTTGGGCAGCGGGGGGTGGCTGAAGGGGGAGCAGGGTGTCCGTAATGCTGCTGTTCTGCACAGCTGCAGGATCACGGCCGTACTTCCAAATCAgtccgtcgatcgtatttattgagcgcttactgtatgcagagcaccgtactaagcgcttgggagaggatggtgcacgagtaaacagacacattccctgcccacagcgagcttccagtccagagggggagacagacattactataaagaaatgacagatgtggacgtaagcgctgtaaggctgggaagggggatggagaaagggagcaagtccgagcgacgcagcagggaagtgggagacgaggaaaggaggggatagtcagggaaggcctctcggaggagatgggccttcagtaaggctttgacagggtgggagtggggggcggaTTCCTCTTTCTCTAAAGCTGAGATTCCCCAGCTTAGTTCCCAAACCCCGATGGGGCCGGGGGTGGTTTCGCTTGCtgttcctccagctcctcctcctacctGTTCCGCCTCATGGCGGTGGTGGTTCACCACGGGGACATGCATTCTGGACACTTTGTGACATACCGACGCTCCCCACCTCCCGCCAAGAGCCCCCGCTCCGCCAGCAGCCAGTGGCTGTGGATTTCCGACGACACGGTCCGCAAGGCCAGCTTGCAGGAGGtcctctcctccagcgcttaccTGCTCTTTTACGAGCGCGTGCTTTCCAAAACCGAGCCCCGGGGTCAAGAGTACAAGTCGGAAGAATGAGCCGGCTGGCCGCCGGCCGGAGGGATCGCCTGTCCTGGTTGGTagaggcgggaggaggagccctctTGCACGGAGCCAGGGGATCCCGTTTATACCAAAACTCAACTCTCCGGAGCCACTCTACTACTGCTGCCGAGCACTGGGAATTGTCATTATGTTAGAAAAACATTCATTACAGCCTGATAATATTTGATGTGCCCCACACATGTGAAACAGGTAATttctatatataaaaaaaagtcGACTCCCGTGATGATGTTTCTATACTTCAGTGTAAAGTCTTGagtattaatcagtggtgttcattgagcgcttcatgctcgcagagctctggactaagtgttgggagTGGTTTTGTCGAAGGCAGGGCAGAGATTTTATTCTAAACAGTAATAACGATATTGACGGTACCTGTTgtatgcttacgatgtgccgggcaccgtactgagcgctggggtggatgcaagcgaatcgggttggatgcagtccctgtcccatgtggggctcacagcctcaattcccattttactgacgaggtgaccgaggcccagagaagtgaaggtcacacagcacacaagcggggATTGCCGGGACCCTAAGTAAATCTATCTAAGGCAACCCTTTCGAAAAATCGCCtttcatttctttaaaatgttCCAGTATTTAGGGGCCCGTCGATCACATTCTGAAATATGGGATGTAGCTAACTGCTGTCAAGACCAAACTCTCCAAATGCCTGGCTCTTATTTCTCAATTGAGCAGCAAAAGAAACCCCTGCCGGACCCGTGTGATATTTTTCTACATCTTTTTGATATTTCGGTTCTTTATATGTGCCGGATGTCTGGTCCAATTTGATCTTCATCGTTTTCCGGGGAAACTTTGTAGCATCTGGGTCATTTAGACCTGAAATGATCACTTTGTTCCTTGTCCCTCTCGGgtcagtaatcaagatgggctcTAACCACGGTAGGCGGTAACCGCAGGCTATGCGAATAGCTACCTTTGGGCCTTGGTAATTACTAGAATTACTCCCCTTGAAGAGCAAAACTTGTCCTTGAGCTGCTACTCTGTTAGCCATTTGGGACTGTTCGTTGGAGAGGATTACCTTCTGGTCACACTGGCCTGGGACTGCAATTCGGCGGTTAAGCAACAGGAATTTGTTTTTAAATTTCAATCCTTGGACTCAGCAGCTGGATTAGAGAGGAAGACGTAACAGACAAGTCCTTAGCAAAAAGtatctgctttttttaaaaaagtcacatTTTACATAGAATGCCTCTTTTCCAAAGGATTTGTTtttaacgcccccccccccccccttcaggcaATATAGTCATATATTCTACACCCATCTCTAAGTGAATATGTGCACCATTTTAGTCTGACTAGAAGGAAAGAATAAACACTCAgacacagttctgccactttctttTCATTCTCAACGGGTCCAGTAGGGCTTTGGACACCTCCAGTTGGTGGAGGCTATCAATTTTTTAATCATTAACTTTGTAAAACACATCACGAATTCCAAAGAAACCAAttttgggggtttgttttttttggatggtatatggtaagcatttactatgtcacaGGCGCTAAAGCACATGGATAGACACAAGGGATGAAAAGTGCATGACAACACATGACTATATAAAGGAAAAACATGCAAAAAGCTCACACAAAGCTATCTCCCAGCACCACTGGTGCATCTTTTTGGTTCCCTAAACTTCCAGCTGTTTGAGctttccatttctcctcatcTGGGTACAGGAGAGAGGCTTAAGTAACTCCAGTAGGGCCCGCAGGTCTGGGGTCAAGTGACAATTGTCCTGCCAGTGATTCCAACTGAAGTCCAACATTTCAGAATTTTAAAGGCACGAGAATTTTAAGGGCTGTGGAAAGGATGAATTGTTcctatccttcctcctcttttaaaGGAGGCAGATCCTTGGTCCAAAGATAGAAGATTTAGTACTGGGTTAatctaaaaaaacccccaaaaacccaaAAGAACTATTTATTAAAAACAAAGAGCATACTTGTTTATTCTTTAGAGATGAAATCATTCTAATTTGCTTAGTcttggcttagtacagtattaaaATACTATATTTGTAGCTCAAGTTCACTATCTAAAACGACCACAAAGCTATCACCCCACGAAAGAAACCACTGATTTTACGTTTTTGCTACAGGTTCCTTTTGTGCCTGCTGGATCTTCTGGCAATAAAGAATACTTTTTAAATTCGAAAAGATCAAGTGGTGGTATTTCCCAGCTCACTGTTTTACAGCACAAATCAAAGTAGGGAGGACAGTGACTCCGGTCGTACACCGATTTTTagcccacctctcccacttccgCAACGAACGTTGCAAGTTTTCTTTCACAGCTTTCCAACGCTAGTCTCTTTCAAATCACAGTGGCGACGAGCCCCGGCTCCAAGTAGGATAGATGCGGAGGAGGTGGTCCCACGGTCCAGAGAGCAAGCTCggttgagggagaagagaaaaaacgaCGACCAAACATTTACTTTCCAGGAGACGCGATCGTCCGGAAGGTCAGGTTGATTCGCGGAGCCCGAACTTTCTTCCGGACGGGGAGGCTGTGGTACCAGTATATGTTGGTCGGGTAGTTCATCAGGAGGATGCTCCCGTGGGCCAGCTGCAGCTTCACGCTGGCCACGTCCCTCGAGGGCTTCTTCCCTCGAGAATCGCGGTGCCGCAAGCAGAAGTCCCTGCAGGCGCCGAAGGACACGGAGGCGATGGGGCTCCGCGGGGCGAGTTCCCGTTCGTCATCCCGGTGCTCCCCGATGTGATCGTGCCCGTCCTGATACCTGCCGggtcagatgggggggggggcggaagagaCGTTGGGGCCGAGTGCCTTCCTGGGAGGCCCCGAGGGTTTTTTGTCGTCTTTGGATCTTTAATgggacttgttaataataattacggtacttgttaagtgctcactatgtgccaagcaccattctgagtgctggggcagatacaagttaatctggttgaacaccgTCTCGGTGccttatggggctcccagtcttcatccccattttggagatgagggaactgaggcctagagaagtgaaatgactcacccaaggtcacgcagcagacgtgtggcaaagccaggattagaaccccggtccttctgactcccaggcccggcctttaCCCGCTAAGCCCGCTGCTTCCTGTCACGGGCTTTCCCTGCGCTCGgctctgtattgagcgctggggtaggtagattaTTGGGGTCCACGTGGGGATCCTAGTTTTGAAACCGAGCGTTTCCCTGGGACACACCGATAGTACAGATCCGCGCATCCTTAGAGCCAAACGATAGTGAAAGTGGCTGAGTTTTTAGCACCTGACTGACTTTTTCTCATGAGTGGCTGAGCTGCGGCAGAGCGGGAGTTTACTGAACTGAATCCTGTTCTCCCCTGATCAGGAGGCAGTAGAGCCTAACGCTGAAAGTCAGTCCGTCAACTGTATCGAGCGCTtgacgtgtgcagagcactgtatcaagcacctgTACCGGGCCTCTCTCCAGCCCGTGCTACCTTCAGAACCGAAGTGGACAATGTGGgaaagtcagtcggtcagtcatgtttatcgagcgcttactgtgtgcagaatgctgtactaagaacttgggagagtaaaatagaacaataagcaggcacattccctgcccaagatgcgTTTagggtctagagctggggagaatcCTGAATGAGGGGGTGCAGTTAGGTGACGTGGGTTCCAGAGCTTTTGGGGCTCCCCTCTACCCTATTTTGGTTTATTCAGGGCTCTCTCAAAAAATCCTCCCCTTTGGGCACCCTACAGCATATCCAGGTCTCTTCATTTCCACACCTGTACTtagtaggagagggagaaaaccaAGACAGGATGCTAGTAATTAAAGGGTTggcttggttaagtgcttactatacaccaggctctgtactaaatgctgggatagatacaagccaatgatATTGGACTTCTTTCCATCCCCACTGTGGGTTTCATAGTAAGGGGACGGAGAAGAGGGATTTCATCTACGTTTTACAGAAGAAACTGAGTCCGgtgccgagaagtcaagtgacttgtccaaggtcacacagcgggcaagtggtggagctgagattagaacccaggactcctgacttccaggaggCCTCTCTGTTTCGGTGCCCAGCCTCATAGAGGGCTTCAGTGTAACGGCCAGTCTCTCCAGCCTCATAGAGGACTTCAGTGTTAGGGGCAGAATTGCCTCcactaaaaaaaagaaagcagcttTTTCTGGTGGATTGCGCCCAGGCCGGTGatttggaaagacctgggttctaatcccggctccaccacttgcccgctctgtgactttgggcgagtcacttcgcttctcgggcctccggttccctcatctgtgaaatggggttcaagaccgtgagccccttgtgggacatggactacgtccaacctgattagcttgtctctaccctggcgcttagtacggtacccgacacataggaagcgcttaacaaatatcatgaggaaaaaaataaagaaaaccagAAAGATCATCACCTCTATTAAAGCTGGTTAAAAGTGAGACCATTTCAAGACCATCTTGACACGGCACAGTGGGGAAACCTAACTGGGACTTGTGGATCTTCTAAACCATCCTCGATAAATGCTCAAAGCCGGGGCCGCAGGGGACGTTACCTGTTGACAAGTACGAAGTTAAAGTTGTGTCCGGTGGCCCGGGAGACGCGGTCCCGGATACGCTCCGTCACTGGGATCCACGGTTTGGGAGACAAGGTGAGACCCGAAAAGGTGTAAGACAGCCCGGAATCGCCGTAGGTCGCCTGCTTCCTCGGAATGCTGTGCCACTTCCCGAACACTTGAACTTTGGAAAGGTCACCTGTTGGATGTGAAAGTTCCAAGCAGTTGGGCTACCCGAAGCCACCTGGTAATTCTcagccaacccaattaccttctatctaccccagcatggcctagcggatagagcccgggcctgggagtcggaaggtcatgggttctgatcccggctctgccgcttgtctgctgcgtgaccttgagtgagtcacttcacttctctgggcctcagtaacttcgtctgtaaaatggcgattgagaccgcgagccccatgacaAGGGACTCTGTCGAATCcaaactgcttgtatccaccccagcgcttaatacagtccctggcccataataagcagtcaacaaatgccacacattattattattccctgtgcctcagttctcctgttctccctgctacttagaccgtgagacctatgcgggacagggactgtgtcccatctgattcactcctctaccccagcacttagcacagtgttcgacACACCTTAGGCGCTTAAAGGCCATAGAaagaaaaaatgattaaaaaaagaataaataccactactgctATTGTGTCAGTTAGCCACGCTGACAATTGACGGACCCAGGGACGGATACGCTTACCTGTAAAATattccacttctctttccagctcttGAAAAAGTCCGTCTGCCTCAGCCCGGCCAAAAAGGACAGCATAATCACAATCCAGGCCTTCGGCCTTGATTTGCTGCCAGCGGTAACCTCCCACAGAGGGGTCGGCCATCACTGAGGTTTTCTTCTCGAGGTTCTCTCTTCCATTTTCCGGCTCTGACTCTCGCTCCTGGCCGTCTTCACTGTGCTCCAGGGCCCGCTTTCTCCCCAACTGTTCCCGTGGACCTTTTCCAACGGAGCATCCCCGAGCCCCCTTGACTAGAAATCTGTCCATCCTCCCCTGGGGAGAAGTGAAAGGAGCCGGAGGCAAGGCTGAGCCTCGATGTCCCCAGGTTCCCCGGGCGTTGCCTCCAGATGCAATCACCAGCAGGGAACAGAGAGGTCGGGAATAAAAATGGGGTCAGGAGACTTGAAAACTGCAGTCCTGGGGTCTCTCCTCTCGGCCTCGGCCTAGACGATGAAGAACCGGCCTGTGCCgatcatccttcccctctctgaaaaGCTGCCGGATCAAGAGAGTTGGAGGACGATGTTATCTCAGCCAGAATTTAAATCTAAAAGTATTAGTAGTTGTGGCTACAGAAGGGAAGCCCGTGCCTCCCATGTTGTCTtcaatcattcgatggtatttattgagcacttactgggtgcagaacactgtactcagtgcttgggagagtacaaaatcacacacgttccctgcccacaatgagcttacggtctgggggggacgacagacattaatataaaaaaatgaatggggactaagtctgtgagtcccactgggacaacctgatcaccttgtattaccccccagcgctcagaacagtgctttacacatagtaagcgctttaacaaataccaccattattattaagtgttgtgggactagaagaggggggatgaataaagggagcaagggcctctgggcctcagttccctcatctgtccaatggggatgaagattgtgagccccacgtgggacaacctgatgtccctgcatctaccccagcgcttagaacagtgcttggcacatagtgcttaactggatctgctacttgtcagctgtgtgaccttgggcaagtcacttcacttctctgtgcctcagttacttcatctgtgaaatggggatgaagactgagagccccacgtgggacagcctacaaccttgtatctaccccagcgtttagaacagtgcttggcacatagtaagcacttaaataccaacattattattattattattactgtgagccccatgtgggacagggactgtgtccaacctaattaccttgtatctatctactccagtgcttagaacagtgcttggcacagagtgagggcttaaACAAACTgcattataatgatagtaataatcgtTATTAATAAACACacaccagtgtttggcacataagtgcttaacagataccagcattattattactgtgagttccatgtgggacaggggactgtatccaacctgacgaccttgcatctaccccagcgcttagaacagtgcccggcacagagtaagggctgaaAGAAACTGCATTAGACTAAGAGTAATAATCTTtatacctgatgaccttgcatttacccgagcgcttagaacagtgcccggcacagagtaagggctgaaAGAAACTGCATTAGACTAAGAGTAATAATCATTATACCTGATgactttgcatttaccccagcgcttagaacagtgctcggcacagagtaagggctggaAGAAACTGCATTAGAATAagagtaatcatcatcattattaataaacccacagctgtgcttggcacagagtaaacactttaagAAACAgcagcatgattattattgtgagccccatgtgggacaggggactgtgtccaacctgatgacctcgcacttaccccagcgcttagaacagtgcccggcacagagtaagggctgaaAGAAACTGCATTAGACTAAGAGTAATAATCATTATACCTGATgactttgcatttaccccagcgcttagaacagtgctcggcacagagtaagggctggaAGAAACTGCATTAGAATAagagtaatcatcatcattattaataaacccacagctgtgcttggcacagagtaaacactttaaaaaatagcagcatgattattattgtgagccccatgtgggacaggggactgtgtccaacctgatgacctcgcacttaccccagcgcttagaacagtgcccggcacagagtaagggccgaAAGAAACGGCATCAGACGAAGAGTAACCATCCTCATTAACGAAGCCAAGCCAGCAGGGCCAACTCTGCTCCCGAACCCCAACCGCCCGCTCGGGGGCCCAGGGCGCATGCGCGACGGCAGGAGCGTCgcgccccctccaaaaaaaaaaaaaggaaaagattccCGCTGCGCATGCGCGTCCGCTTGGCGCCAAATCCGTGGCGAGCCGGGGGGCTCGCgccggcgcctgcgcagtgggcGTGTTCGCCGGCGCGCGCGCTTCTCCTCAGCGCCAAGATGATCGGGCAGAAGACCCTCCATTCCTTCTTCGCCTCCTCGGCCGCCGCGGGCCCGGCAGGAAAGCGCCATCTCCACTGCaaagggccgggccccgccccaggAGACtcgcagggagaacaggtacgacCCAAAACGGGccggaagagagggaaggagggagggatggccgccctcccctcccctcccctcccctcttgagGCGGCTTCCCTGAGGGAACGGCGGGAGCGCGGGGCTCCGGGGGAAGGGGCCCGCgctcggtcatgggttctaatcccgcctccgccacttggcagctgggcgaccgtgggcaagtcaatggtatctgttcagcgcttaccgtgggcccggcactgtactagaataatgatggtatttgttcagcactcactatgtgtcaggcagggtactaataataatgatggtatttgttaagcgcttactatgtgccaggcactgccctagaataatgatggtatttcttaggcgcttactatgtgccaggcactgccctagaataatgatggtatttgttaagctcttactatgtcccaggcactgccctagaacaatgatggtatttcttaggcgcttactatgtgccaggcactgccctagaataatgacggtgtttcttaagtgcttactatgtgctaggcaccgccttagaataatgatggtatttcttaggcgcttactatgtgccaggcactgccctagaataatgatggtatttgttaagctcttactatgtcccaggcactgccctagaataatgatggtatttcttaggggCTTtccctgtgccaggtactgctgtagaataatgatggtatttcttaggcgcttactatgtgctaggcaccgccttagaataatgatggtatttcttaggcacttactatgtgccaggcactgccctagaataatgatggtatttcttaagtgcttaccctgtgccaggcactgtactagaataatgatggtatttcttaagtgcttaccatgtgccaggcactgcactaataactatgatggtatttgttgagcgcttactatgtgccagacactgccctataataatgatggtatttcttaagcgcttactatgttccaagcagtgccc
This region includes:
- the ALKBH2 gene encoding DNA oxidative demethylase ALKBH2; translation: MDRFLVKGARGCSVGKGPREQLGRKRALEHSEDGQERESEPENGRENLEKKTSVMADPSVGGYRWQQIKAEGLDCDYAVLFGRAEADGLFQELEREVEYFTGDLSKVQVFGKWHSIPRKQATYGDSGLSYTFSGLTLSPKPWIPVTERIRDRVSRATGHNFNFVLVNRYQDGHDHIGEHRDDERELAPRSPIASVSFGACRDFCLRHRDSRGKKPSRDVASVKLQLAHGSILLMNYPTNIYWYHSLPVRKKVRAPRINLTFRTIASPGK